In Nicotiana tabacum cultivar K326 chromosome 19, ASM71507v2, whole genome shotgun sequence, one DNA window encodes the following:
- the LOC107763122 gene encoding uncharacterized protein LOC107763122 — MSIPKELYPSQDDLPYEEELLRNPFSLKLWWRYLVARADSPFKKRAVIYERALKALPGSYKLWHAYLRERLELVRNLPVTHSQFQTLNNTFERALVTMHKMPRIWIMYLVSLTEQKLVTRTRRTFDRALCALPVTQHDRIWEPYLVFVSQRGIPIETSLRVYRRYLKYDPSHIEDLLEFLLNSELWQEASERLAGVLNDDQFYSIKGKTKHRLWLELCDLLTQHATEISGLNVDAIIRGGIKKFTDEVGRLWTSLADYYIRRKLVEKARDIFEEGMTTVVTVRDFSVIFDAYSQFEESMLALKMEEMSDSEVEDEESNGEVGVEEDVDEEDDRLNVAKLEKKLREFWLNDDKDVDLRLARLEHLMDRRPELANSVLLRQNPHNVEQWHRRVKLFEGNPTKQILTYTEAVRTIDPMKAVGKPHTLWVAFAKLYENHKDIANARVIFDKAVQVNYKTVDHLASVWCEWAEMELRHRNFKGALELMRRATAEPTVEVKRRVAADGNEPVQMKLHKSLRLWLLYVDLEESLGTLESTRAVYERILDLKIATPQIIINYAVLLEDHKYFEDAFKVYERGVKIFKYPHVKDIWVTYLSKFVKRYGKSKLERARELFEHAVEEAPADAVKPLYLQYAKLEEDYGLAKRAMRVYDQATKAVPANEKLSMYEIYIARAAEIFGVPRTREIYEQAIESGLPDKDVKVMCLKYAELEKSLGEIDRARALYKHSSQFADPRSDPDFWNKWHEFEVQHGNEDTFREMLRVKRSVSASYSQTHFILPEYLMQKDQMQTLEEAKDVLKKAGVADDEMAALERQLVPPEDEAKGKEQSRVVGFVSAGVVESNGQKVTTNNEDIELPEESDSEEEEKVEIAQKDVPAAVFGGLIRKREEGDEAEDDSAAKNKDSDGHLGALERIKRRRQGS; from the exons atGTCAATCCCCAAAGAGCTCTACCCTAGCCAAGACGACCTTCCTTACGAGGAAGAGCTCCTCCGCAACCCGTTCAGCTTAAAGCTGTGGTGGCGTTATCTAGTGGCACGAGCAGATTCGCCATTCAAAAAACGAGCAGTGATTTACGAACGAGCTCTAAAAGCTCTACCCGGAAGTTACAAATTATGGCATGCGTATCTCCGCGAACGCCTCGAATTAGTTCGGAATCTTCCAGTTACTCACTCGCAGTTCCAAACCCTAAACAACACTTTCGAGAGAGCTCTCGTTACGATGCACAAAATGCCGCGGATTTGGATCATGTACCTGGTAAGTTTAACTGAGCAAAAGCTCGTTACCCGAACCCGACGCACTTTTGATAGAGCATTGTGTGCGTTGCCTGTTACTCAGCATGATAGGATTTGGGAACCTTATTTAGTGTTTGTTAGTCAAAGGGGAATTCCTATTGAAACTTCACTTAGGGTTTATAGGAGGTACTTGAAGTATGACCCTTCACATATTGAGGATTTGCTTGAGTTTTTGTTGAATTCCGAGCTGTGGCAGGAGGCGTCCGAGAGGTTAGCCGGTGTATTGAATGATGATCAGTTTTATTCTATTAAAGGGAAGACTAAACATAGGCTTTGGTTGGAGTTGTGTGACTTGTTAACACAGCATGCTACTGAAATTTCGGGTTTGAATGTGGATGCCATAATACGAGGAGGGATTAAGAAGTTTACGGATGAGGTTGGGAGGCTTTGGACGTCTTTGGCGGATTATTACATAAGGAGGAAGTTGGTTGAGAAGGCAAGGGATATTTTCGAAGAAGGGATGACCACTGTGGTCACTGTTAGGGATTTTAGTGTTATTTTTGATGCATACTCGCAGTTTGAGGAGAGTATGCTTGCCTTGAAAATGGAGGAGATGAGTGACAGCGAGGTGGAGGATGAAGAGAGTAACGGTGAGGTTGGGGTGGAGGAAGATGTGGACGAGGAGGATGATAGGTTGAATGTGGCAAAATTGGAAAAGAAACTTAGAGAGTTTTGGTTAAATGATGATAAGGATGTTGATTTGAGATTAGCGAGACTAGAGCATCTTATGGATAGGAGGCCGGAACTTGCGAATAGTGTCCTTCTAAGGCAAAATCCACATAACGTGGAACAATGGCATAGAAGGGTAAAACTTTTTGAAGGGAATCCGACGAAGCAAATATTAACATACACTGAGGCAGTTAGAACTATTGACCCAATGAAGGCTGTGGGAAAGCCACATACTTTGTGGGTTGCATTTGCAAAGCTTTATGAAAACCACAAGGATATTGCAAATGCAAGAGTCATCTTTGATAAGGCAGTTCAGGTGAACTACAAAACTGTGGATCATCTTGCTAGTGTTTGGTGTGAATGGGCAGAGATGGAACTACGGCACAGGAATTTCAAGGGTGCTCTGGAACTGATGAGACGTGCCACTGCTGAACCAACTGTTGAGGTCAAGAGGAGAG TTGCTGCTGATGGAAATGAACCAGTGCAGATGAAGTTACACAAATCTCTAAGGCTTTGGTTATTGTATGTGGATTTGGAGGAGAGTCTAGGAACCTTAGAGTCAACTCGCGCAGTATATGAGAGAATTTTGGATCTGAAAATTGCTACACCCCAGATTATAATCAACTATGCAGTACTTCTGGAG GATCATAAGTACTTTGAGGATGCATTCAAGGTTTATGAGAGGGGTGTGAAGATCTTCAAGTACCCACATGTAAAGGATATATGGGTTACCTATCTTTCCAAATTTGTGAAGAGATATGGGAAGTCAAAGCTGGAACGAGCTAGAGAGTTATTTGAGCATGCTGTAGAAGAG GCCCCTGCTGATGCTGTGAAGCCATTGTATCTTCAATATGCTAAATTAGAGGAAGACTATGGTCTTGCCAAGCGGGCTATGAGGGTGTATGATCAAGCTACAAAAGCTGTTCCAGCAAATGAGAAATTGAGCATGTATGAGATTTACATAGCTCGTGCGGCTGAGATATTTGGTGTTCCAAGAACAAGGGAGATATATGAACAAGCAATTGAGTCTGGGCTTCCAGACAAGGATGTGAAAGTTATGTGCTTAAAGTATGCTGAACTGGAGAAGAGCCTAGGAGAGATCGACCGTGCCCGTGCACTATACAAACACTCATCACAATTCGCAGACCCTAGATCAGACCCTGATTTCTGGAATAAGTGGCATGAGTTTGAGGTGCAGCATGGAAACGAGGATACCTTCCGTGAGATGCTCCGTGTGAAGAGGAGTGTATCTGCAAGCTACAGCCAg ACACATTTTATCCTACCCGAGTATCTCATGCAAAAGGATCAGATGCAGACCCTTGAGGAAGCAAAGGATGTGTTGAAAAAAGCTGGTGTTGCTGATGATGAGATGGCAGCTCTTGAGAGGCAGTTAGTGCCCCCAGAAGATGAAGCAAAGGGCAAAGAACAGAGTCGGGTAGTTGGATTTGTAAGTGCAGGAGTAGTTGAGTCAAATGGACAGAAAGTGACAACAAACAATGAGGATATTGAGCTACCTGAGGAAAGTGATTCGGAAGAGGAAGAGAAGGTTGAAATTGCGCAGAAGGACGTCCCTGCTGCGGTGTTTGGAGGTTTAATCCGTAAGAGGGAAGAAGGTGATGAAGCAGAGGACGACTCTGCTGCCAAGAATAAAGATAGTGATGGCCATCTTGGCGCTCTAGAAAGAATAAAACGAAGGAGACAAGGCTCTTAG